A region of the Dyadobacter sp. CECT 9275 genome:
GATTCAAAATCCCATTTTTTGCAGGTGACTCATCACCTTTACCTCCCATTTTTCCGCATCCTTCGCCAAAAAACCAAGCGTATATTCATAACGTTCCGTCAGTTCCTTAATCCGTTGGGTAAGCCGCTGGCTGATACGTTCCATTTCTGTTTTCACGCTTCGTTCAATGCTGCTCATCCATTTGTCATCCACCACCAGCTGTTTGATATCCGCTTCGGTGAGGGTTTTGTAATGGTTTAATGCCTTTTTATCCAGGTCGGTGATGGCGTCTTTTATTTTTTTATTCAAATCGGCCTGGTCTTCCACCAGTTTTAAATATTTTTCCAAAACCGCAGCTTCGCCCTGAGAAACTTCCTGTTCAGCTTCTTCAAGGAAAATCCCTTTTGCTACTTTATCTTTCGTTTTAATTTCTTTCAGTCTCTTTTGTACAGAAACTTTGTTCACCTTTTCCATATCTGCAAAGTAGCCATCTTCACCACCATGCTCTTCTTCCAGTTCGGTGAGTTGAGAAATAATATCTTCCCGGCGCGCTTCCAGTTTTTCAATGGTTGTTTTTTCTTTCTCAAAATAACGGTCTATGACGAGCGTCTTAGGTACCAGGTCGCAGTCCCATCCTTTATCCACATCCGCTCCGGCTTTGTTTTTAACCAAAATCCGGTAGGGTTCGGCTTTCCAGCCATCTGCCGCGATCAGGTAACAGTCATCCTGCATTGTCTCATTCCAGTAGTTCATCAAATGCTGGTATACATCATATTTGTCCATCAACGCTTTGCCCGTATAGGTTTTCAACGCGTCTTCGGAAACCTGGAAAATGGTTTCCTTGGGTTTGATGCCAACGGTCAGGTTTTTCAGCAATTCCGTGTTCCGCGTTTTCCAGTCACCAAACAGGCTGTCCATTTCCAGGCTGAAACTTACAAATTCAGGATGCTGGAAAATGGTCTGTTTAATGGCGTCCTTACCAATTTTCAGTTCACTGTATCCTTGTCTTTTTCCCGGCGCAAACAATTCGGCTTTCAGTGTTTCGTAAACCGTCCAGTATTCATTCAACGCTTCAATATCTGCGTTGGGGATTCCACCCATCAAATGCGCGGCAATGTCCTGGATATCTTCCGTTTCCTGACTGTCGATATAGCGGGGAATGTTCAGGTTAAAGTCATTTTTCGGATCGCTGATTTCATCAATACTTACCAAACGGCTGAACTTTTCAACTTTAATCTGCTTGTTAACACGCCGTGTGGCAAAATACAAGCACCTTTTCCGGTACTTTTCAGTGATTTAATGATATGCAGCAAAAAGGCGTAATCACCATTTTTGTCAGGAGGAATCGTTCCTGCTTCAAAGCGTGCATAAATATCATCGGCCGGATTAAAACCGGTCGACCAGTTTTTAAGCGAAAACGGCGGATTGGCTACAACGAAGTCGAACGCTTTGAGATCGCCGGTTTTGTCATCTTTGAAAAACGGATCGGAAAGGGTACTTTGTCCCCGGTGAATTTCGGAGAAGGTTTGCCCGTGCAAAATCATGTTCATGCGCGCCAGGGCCGCCGTAGCCACATCTTTTTCCTGACCATAAATGGTACCTTTTCCGTCCGCTTCGTCTACGGTTTTTAAAAGCAGCGATCCGGAACCGCACGTCGGGTCGTAGAACGTCGTATTATTGGTGGCATGTTTGATATTCAAAACCTGCGCCATCACCCGGCTTACTTCGCTGGGTGTGTAAAACTGACCCTTGCTTTTCCCGCTTTCCGTTGCAAAGTGGCGCATCAGGAATTCAAATGCATCACCGAGTATGTCATCACCGGCGGCTCTGTTTTTACTAAAATCAAGGGCCGGGTTTTCAAAAATGGCGATCAGCTTGGTAAGCCGGTCAACCATTTCCTTGCCCTTACCCAGTTTATCGTCATCATCGAAGTCAGCCGCGTCAAATACCCCAGCAAGGTTGTTTGCATCCGCAAGTACCCCAATGATCGTATTCATTTTCTCGCCAATCTCTCTGGTCCCCTTTAAAGCGACCATGTCCTGGAAACTTCCACCTTCCGGAATTTCGATCAGTGCATCAGGATCATTACCATACTTATCAGAAACATACTTGACAAACAACAACGCCAGAACGTAGTCTTTGTACTGGCTTGCATCCATTCCGCCACGCAATTCATCACAACTTGCCCATAATGAGCTATATAGTTCAGATTTTTTGATTGCCATTGTTTATTAACAGGTACTAATATTCGTGTAAAGGTAAAAAAGAGGTACAATTATAACAGTTAAAGCGTGTGTTCGCTTATGTTCCGGATAATAGTCTCGGCATTTTGCTTAAAGCCGCCTTTGCGAAAACGAAGACTATTGGGATGACAGATTTGGAAAGTATTCTCCGGCAATTTTTGGGAAGTCCATTTGTATAATAACTTCGGAATAAGTTCTTCCCGCAAAGCTTCTCCCGAAGTCAGCCCAAGGTTTTGGTTAAGATGCCATTGATAATTGGGACTTGAAGTCATGATAACAACAATTTCGGGTTTCAGGATATCGACTTCTGCCAATAACAAATCAATAAAACCAGCCATTGTGTTATCGTACAAGTCACCAACTGGTCTGTTTTTACCGACATCAATTTTCGACAGATTTGTCCAAAGCACCGTTTTCCGTAAATCCGATTCCTGGTAAACCGCGTTCAGATCACGCATAAACCACCAGAAAGGAGAGTTGATAGGCTTTTCCTGAGCCATGAATTCCTGATGGCACTGTATCAATTTCTCATAAAAAACTGGTAAGTCTTCATTCAGATCGCATTTTCTCCACCCATGTGTTTCCATCCCCACAAACATGATCTTTTTTCGAGCATTAAGATACTCCGGCTGCACATCCATCAGGAAGGGACCGTGCATATCGCCTAATTGTTCATCCGAAGCATACGTTCTGATGGTTTTATACAAATCTGGTAGTCTATCAAAATACAGATTTCGGAGCTGGATATTTAAATCATTAGCAGAGAATGACATACATTATTCAGGATTGAGGGTTTGGTCAATATAGCTATTTAAAGCCAATTTGTGAATCTAACAACAATACTTTTAGCGAAAAACTGCCATTTGATCAAAGCCAGATTTTGAAACCCGCTATAAGCTAAACTAAGCTTGATTTGGAAAACATATTGATTTTACAATAAATATTTATACTTTTCAATAAAACCTCAACTATTAGATGTAAATAAAATGTCCACGACCAGAATTGCGATCTGTCTGTTTGATGAGAGTATTAAGGAATTCAATAAATCAGAATTAATTGTTGGGAGTAAATTACAATCAGTTCCGACCATAAATCCCGATGGTTATGCTATCGAACTTTTCATACGAGAAGCTGAACCTTCACTACCTGAATGGGTAAGCAACGTTTCTAATTTTGGAGCATTGGGGCCATTTAACTTGAAAACTTCTTCATCAGGGGCTATTTTGTTTTTAAAAACAGGGAAACGAATCCTTGGTTGTTGCTTCGGCTCTTCAGTGGCAAACATAAATAAAAACAATATTGAAACAGATTTTGGGCTAGGTGTAGCTTTTGACAAGATGAGGCCGGATCAGACGAAATCAATCCAAGCCTGGACCTTAGCAGACAACCCTCAGACCAATACAAGAAGCACGACCTTGCCAACAAACAGACTTAATTTCAATGTAGATCGATTCCTTGAAAACATTACGGAACTAGCAGGA
Encoded here:
- a CDS encoding type I restriction-modification system subunit M; translation: MAIKKSELYSSLWASCDELRGGMDASQYKDYVLALLFVKYVSDKYGNDPDALIEIPEGGSFQDMVALKGTREIGEKMNTIIGVLADANNLAGVFDAADFDDDDKLGKGKEMVDRLTKLIAIFENPALDFSKNRAAGDDILGDAFEFLMRHFATESGKSKGQFYTPSEVSRVMAQVLNIKHATNNTTFYDPTCGSGSLLLKTVDEADGKGTIYGQEKDVATAALARMNMILHGQTFSEIHRGQSTLSDPFFKDDKTGDLKAFDFVVANPPFSLKNWSTGFNPADDIYARFEAGTIPPDKNGDYAFLLHIIKSLKSTGKGACILPHGVLTSRLKLKSSAVW